The sequence GCACTCCGTAAAAGTTATCCTTTGCTATAGCCGCGGAAAACCTTACCCCATAATCCGAGACTGTGATTGTATTTTCATTTTGAGGTACGTAGTACGAATGGGCGAAATAAAAATATGAATTGTTTTCTATGCCGTCGAAGAGAGGGCTGTCTTTAATAACTTCAACTCTGTTCCATCCCATGTGAGGAACTTTGACTTTCGACGGTTCGAACATTTCGGTGGTAGTATTTAATACGCTCAGGCAACAAACATCCCCTTCCTTCGATTTGGCAGTCAACAACTGCATGCCGAGGCAAATGCCGAGGAGAGGTTTTTTTGTAATTCTCAGCATAGTAAAAAGATTGAGCAAATGCAGCTTTCTGATTGCAAAAGAAGCCTCGCCGACTCCAGGGAAAATTATTTTATCGCATTTTAAAATGTCGCTTTCTCTGTTTGTTACGGTATAAACGACATTCAAGTCGTCAAGCGCGTTTTTAACCGATTGAATATTGCCGGCGCCGTAATCGATAAGAGCAATCATAATTTACCCTTAGTTGATGGAAGTTGACCTTTGGCTCGTTCGTCTATTCTGAACGCCTCGTTTAATGATTTTGCAAAAGCTTTGAACATCGATTCTATTTTATGATGGTCGTTTTTGCCTTTGGCTTCAAGATAAATATTAGCCATCATGCCCAACGCCACTCCTCTAAAAAATTCCTCGGTCAATTCCGTCGGGAACTGTCCCACTTTCTCGCGTTCGAACTTGCACTTGAAATTGAGGTAATTCCTGCCGCTCAGGTCGATGGCGCATTTGGCAATCGAATCGTCCATCGGCAAAAAATATCCGAAACGTTTAATACCCTTTTTGTCGCCCAAGGCTTGTTTAATAGCCTCACCGAGGGCGATACCTGTGTCTTCGACCGTATGATGCTCGTCCACATCGAGATCGCCTTTAACATCGACTTTCAAATTTATATTCGAATGTCGCGCTATTTGATCGAGCATATGGTCGAAAAAGCCGATGCCGGTTTTGATTTTCGATTTCCCTTCTCCGTCGATATCAATTGCAATTTTGATATCCGTCTCTTTCGTTTTACGTTCAACTTTGGCGCTTCTCCTTTTTCTCAACAATCGAGTTACAATATCGAGCACATTCTTATTCGTCTTACCAACCGTATAAACATCTCCGGCCGTTTTACCTTTTATAAGAATTTTAATAGCAGGATTTTGTTTGTCGCAGCCGGTTATATCAAGACCGTTCTTGTTAAGAAATTCGAGTATTAGCGGATTAATTTCATGTATATCGCTTTCTATTGAATAAGAATAATCGCGTAAAAGGAATAAAGCTTTTAGCAAACCGTTCGAAGCTTTTGCCTTCATATTAAAAAATTCAGGCGCTATATAAATTCTATTCATAAAATTTCGTTTAGTTTTTTTAAGAATAATTTGTTTTCCTCCGGGGTTCCGACAGTCACTCTGAGATAACCTTGAAAATTAAATTGACCGCTCCTGTCTCTTATTATTATGCCGTTTTTTTCGAGATAGTTGTAAACCTCATGGGGATTTTCGACTTTAAAAGAAATAAAATTAGCGTCGGAAGGCAATACATTAATAATTTTTTTATTGTTTTTCAGTTCGTCAAACAGAAATTCGCGCTGTTCAATTATTTCTTTGACATATTCGTCTTTGACGCCTGCATTATCGACAGCTTTAGCCACCGTCATTGAGGTCAATTTATTAATATTATACGGCATCTTTACTTTGAAGAGTAAACCGATAATTTCTTCCTGTGCGATGCAATAACCGCACCTTAGTCCTGCCATTCCCCATGCTTTGGAAAACGTTCTTGTTACTACGAGATTGGGCGTATGCAAAGCTTCTTTCGCAAAGCCTTCGTCGCCGGAGAAGTCAATATATGCTTCGTCAATAACCACAATCAAATTCAATTCCGCAGTTAATTTACGGATTATATTTTTATCGAGTAAGTTTGAAGTTGGATTGTTAGGCGAACACAGGAAGAGGATTTTTGTATTTTCATTCACGCCGGAATGTATCGCATCATAATCGAGGTCATATTTTTCGTTTAACGGCGCATTAATCACTTCGACATTATTAATGTCGCAGGCAACTTTATACATACCGTATGTGGGCTCGCACACGATTACATTATCTTTGCCCGGTTCGCAGAAAATTCGTATCAACAAATCGATAACTTCGTCCGAACCGACTCCGAAGAAGAGATTTGTTCCGGGAATGCCGAGATAATCGCCCGTTTTTTTCCTCAACAATTTTTGATACGGATCCGGGTAGCGATTGAAGTCGAGATCATTGAGGTCTTCAGCGACGGTTCCGAAGCTGTTTTCATTTGCGTCGAGTAAAATTCCGTCGGTATGAGATTGCCGCGCGGAGGTATACGGTTTTAGATTGAGAATATTATTTCTGACCAGTTTTTCGATATTCATTTTTTCAACCTTATTTTGACTGCATTTGCGTGCGCATGTAGATTTTCTTTTTCAGCCATTGTAATTATAGCAGGGGCAAGATTCGACAATCCCCGTTTAGATAATTTCTGAAAAGTAACGGATTTCATAAACGATTCGACATTAACTCCGCCGTACGATTTTGCATATCCGTATGTGGGCAACGAGTGATTTGTGCCGGAGGCGTAATCTCCCGCGCTTTCCGGAGAATACGCTCCGATAAAAACCGAGCCGGCATTTTTTACAAGCCGTTTATATTTCGAAAAGCTTTTCAAATTCAGTATTAAATGCTCCGGCGCATAATCGTTTGAAATTTCGAATGCGGTTTCAATCTTCCGAACGACGATAATTTTCGAGTGTATTAACGCTTTGCGAGCGGTTTCCCTTCGTGGTAATTTTTTCAGTTGTAATTGAATTTCCGAGTATACTCTTTCTGCAAGTTTTTCGCTGTCGGTAATCAATAAAGCCTGCGAATCGGCGCCGTGTTCAGCCTGCGAAAGCAAGTCGGCGGCTATAAAAGAAGGGTCGCCGTTTTTATCGGCAATTACCAAAACTTCGCTCGGTCCCGCCGGCATATCGATAGCGCATCCCTCCGGATCAATACTCACAAGAGACTTTGCGGCGGTAACAAATTGATTTCCCGGTCCGAATATTTTATCTACTTTATTTACAAAAGCGAGCATGCCGATAGCCTGAGCTCCTCCCACATTATAAAATTCATCAATTCTCAATTTGCAGGCTGCATACGCTAATGCAGGTTCAATTTTATCTCCTACGGGCGACGCGACAATAATCTTTTCGCTGCCTGCGATCCGAGCCGGTATGGCAAGCATCAACAAAGTAGAAAACAAAACGGCGCTTCCGCCCGGTATGTATAATCCTACTTTTTCAATGGGAATAAAAGTTCTGCTGCATTCCACTCCGGGCATCGTTTCGACTCTATAACCCGAGGGATATTGTAACTTATGGAATCGAGTAATATTATTTACAGCCGTCTCAATT comes from Melioribacter roseus P3M-2 and encodes:
- the hisB gene encoding imidazoleglycerol-phosphate dehydratase HisB — protein: MNRIYIAPEFFNMKAKASNGLLKALFLLRDYSYSIESDIHEINPLILEFLNKNGLDITGCDKQNPAIKILIKGKTAGDVYTVGKTNKNVLDIVTRLLRKRRSAKVERKTKETDIKIAIDIDGEGKSKIKTGIGFFDHMLDQIARHSNINLKVDVKGDLDVDEHHTVEDTGIALGEAIKQALGDKKGIKRFGYFLPMDDSIAKCAIDLSGRNYLNFKCKFEREKVGQFPTELTEEFFRGVALGMMANIYLEAKGKNDHHKIESMFKAFAKSLNEAFRIDERAKGQLPSTKGKL
- the hisH gene encoding imidazole glycerol phosphate synthase subunit HisH, with amino-acid sequence MIALIDYGAGNIQSVKNALDDLNVVYTVTNRESDILKCDKIIFPGVGEASFAIRKLHLLNLFTMLRITKKPLLGICLGMQLLTAKSKEGDVCCLSVLNTTTEMFEPSKVKVPHMGWNRVEVIKDSPLFDGIENNSYFYFAHSYYVPQNENTITVSDYGVRFSAAIAKDNFYGVQFHPEKSGPKGIQILKNFIEKC
- the hisD gene encoding histidinol dehydrogenase, whose amino-acid sequence is MKIIYYNKLTKKERDKLLRRPAIKTGDVYEYISPVLKDIKKYGMKAVVKYARKFDNAKNKNLLISKNELEKSAGQLDGRTKKAIETAVNNITRFHKLQYPSGYRVETMPGVECSRTFIPIEKVGLYIPGGSAVLFSTLLMLAIPARIAGSEKIIVASPVGDKIEPALAYAACKLRIDEFYNVGGAQAIGMLAFVNKVDKIFGPGNQFVTAAKSLVSIDPEGCAIDMPAGPSEVLVIADKNGDPSFIAADLLSQAEHGADSQALLITDSEKLAERVYSEIQLQLKKLPRRETARKALIHSKIIVVRKIETAFEISNDYAPEHLILNLKSFSKYKRLVKNAGSVFIGAYSPESAGDYASGTNHSLPTYGYAKSYGGVNVESFMKSVTFQKLSKRGLSNLAPAIITMAEKENLHAHANAVKIRLKK
- the hisC gene encoding histidinol-phosphate transaminase; translation: MNIEKLVRNNILNLKPYTSARQSHTDGILLDANENSFGTVAEDLNDLDFNRYPDPYQKLLRKKTGDYLGIPGTNLFFGVGSDEVIDLLIRIFCEPGKDNVIVCEPTYGMYKVACDINNVEVINAPLNEKYDLDYDAIHSGVNENTKILFLCSPNNPTSNLLDKNIIRKLTAELNLIVVIDEAYIDFSGDEGFAKEALHTPNLVVTRTFSKAWGMAGLRCGYCIAQEEIIGLLFKVKMPYNINKLTSMTVAKAVDNAGVKDEYVKEIIEQREFLFDELKNNKKIINVLPSDANFISFKVENPHEVYNYLEKNGIIIRDRSGQFNFQGYLRVTVGTPEENKLFLKKLNEIL